The genomic region AAACGAAGCATGCTGATGGCTCGTTTGGCCGATGCGTTCGAATCGGAAGGATTCTCCCATTCGGGTGGTGAGTTACCCGATTTTATTCCCGTTCTGCTCCGGTTTGCCACCTTCCTCGGGCCGGGAGAAAAATCCACCGGACTGATTGCTGAGCTTGTGGTGCCGACCCTCATCCAGGCCCGCGAAAAAACCGCCGCACAGGCTGCATGGCCCTTCGCAGCTGTGTGTCTGGCCTGTACCGTTCTTGAAATTTATCTGCAAAGGATCAGCCATGACTGACTACTTTCTGTATGCGATTCTTCCCTACCTGGCCGTAGCCACTCTTATCGTGGGGTCCGTATTCCGATTTCTGTTTCACAGGTACTCCTGGTCCGCACTTTCGAGCCAGTTTCTTGAAAACAATGCCGTTTTCTGGGGTTCCATGCCCTGGCATATCGGCATTGGCATCATTCTGGCCGGACATCTGGTGGCCTTTTTTCTCCCAGGTCTGTGGTCCCTGATGACGAATAACTACACGACGTTGGTCATCATCGAAACCATCGGACTTGGCCTGGCTGTCATCACCCTGTTTGGTCTGACCATGCTTTTTCTCCGCCGGATGTTAACCCCGAAAATCAGGGTGGTTACCTCCGCCATGGATTGGGTGATTTTATCCGTTCTGATGGTTCAGATCATCCTAGGATTGCTGACCGCTGTCCTGTATCCGTTTGGGTCGGCCTGGGCTACCGGAGTTCTGTCCCCATACCTGCTCAGTTTCTTTTCCTTTGATCCGCAAATTGCCTACGTGACCGATTTACCACTGGTT from Bacteroidota bacterium harbors:
- the narI gene encoding respiratory nitrate reductase subunit gamma, with amino-acid sequence MTDYFLYAILPYLAVATLIVGSVFRFLFHRYSWSALSSQFLENNAVFWGSMPWHIGIGIILAGHLVAFFLPGLWSLMTNNYTTLVIIETIGLGLAVITLFGLTMLFLRRMLTPKIRVVTSAMDWVILSVLMVQIILGLLTAVLYPFGSAWATGVLSPYLLSFFSFDPQIAYVTDLPLVVKLHMTFAWILLLLVPFSRLVHAFSLPFRYFVRPPQLVIWNRNRTTSTH